A single Nicotiana tabacum cultivar K326 chromosome 5, ASM71507v2, whole genome shotgun sequence DNA region contains:
- the LOC107828507 gene encoding uncharacterized protein LOC107828507 translates to MKLAITNDNTSAGSSGSLKLLDMPSSPVIEEYQSEIITESMQTAIEERQVYQDKQTVAAAMKHFSVMHKFQFRVKRSNHRSYWLVCVGKNCKWHFKATSINDSAMFKIRSFNRQHTCSLMDETFIQCKRTAAVVGRMVIPKYCDPKTVYTPKDIQTDMLSEHGVNLSYMQAWRAKEKALQFLRGNPAYSYNKLPKYFYILEETYPGSVVKLKKTADECFLYAFVALCTSISGWQHCRLVVVVDGTFLKSVYMGIMLTTSTMDAAARSYTLDEFNERMSKIEEVDPRVKSYLYDIGYHRWSRVHATVNRTWTMTSNIAESLNAVRASTNHIHTVLDGVKRYIVCLENKKCSCGKFQLEELPCAHALAALRHRNETYENYCSPYYTRESLLRTYKIPVNPLSDESKWNVPQYILDEVVNPPTGDKRQPGRPQKERYKTYDEIKSKKYKVSCRNCGGEGHNKRSCKNAPKKK, encoded by the exons ATGAAATTGGCAATCACCAACGATAACACAAGTGCAG GTTCGTCTGGATctctaaagttacttgatatgccatCCTCTCCAGTTATAGAGGAAtatcaaagtgaaataataacagAATCTATGCAAACTGCTATTGAAGAAAGACAAGTGTATCAGGACAAGCAAACTGTAGCTGCTGCAATGAAGCACTTTTCTGTGATGCACAAGTTCCAGTTTAGAGTTAAAAGATCTAATCATAGAAG CTACTGGCTTGTATGCGTTGGTAAAAACTGTAAATGGCACTTCAAGGCAACGTCAATTAATGATTCCGCAATGTTCAAGATAAGGAGTTTCAACCGACAACACACATGCTCCTTAATGGACGAAACATTCATACAGTGCAAACGTACTGCAGCTGTAGTTGGTAGAATGGTCATTCCAAAGTATTGTGATCCTAAGACTGTTTACACACCAAAGGACATACAAACTGACATGTTATCCGAACACGGAGTGAACTTAAGCTACATGCAAGcatggagagcaaaggaaaaggctTTACAGTTTTTGAGAGGGAATCCGGCTTACTCCTACAACaaattacccaaatatttttatattcttgagGAGACTTATCCTGGTTCGGTTGTTAAATTGAAGAAGACAGCAGATGAATGCTTCTTATACGCATTTGTTGCTCTTTGTACATCAATAAGTGGTTGGCAACATTGTAGGCTAGTAGTAGTGGTTGATGGGACATTCTTAAAGTCAGTCTACATGGGGATTATGCTGACAACAAGCACCATGGATGCAGCAG CACGGTCATACACTctggatgaatttaatgaaaggatgTCGAAGATTGAAGAGGTAGACCCGCGTGTGAAATCTTACCTATATGATATTGGCTATCATAGATGGTCAAGAGTACATGCAACAGTGAATAGAACGTGGACAATGACATCAAATATTGCAGAGTCGTTGAACGCT gtgagggcttcaacaAATCATATACATACTGTGTTAGATGGTGTGAAGCGGTACATTGTGTGTCTCGAAAACAAGAAATGTAGTTGTGGCAAATTTCAACTTGAAGAACTTCCATGTGCGCATGCTTTGGCAGCATTAAGGCACAGGAATGAAACATATGAAAACTATTGCTCTCCGTATTACACAAGGGAGAGCCTTTTGCGTACGTATAAAATACCAGTAAATCCTCTTTCTGATGAAAGCAAATGGAATGTGCCACAATATATTTTGGATGAGGTAGTAAATCCACCGACGGGAGATAAAAGGCAGCCAGGGAGACCTCAAAAGGAAAGATATAAAACATATGATGAAATAAAGTCAAAGAAATACAAGGTGTCATGTAGAAATTGTGGAGgtgaagggcataacaaaagatcttgcaaGAATGCGCCCAAGAAGAAATGA